TTGATACTGAATCATTAACTTAATTTGTTGCTCACTCTTATACAGAGTGAGACATAACCAAAACCCTTATTACTGAGCACCTCtagtcaaattatatttagactTTTTTTGTGGAACCAACATGCCATTTTTCTTGTTACTCTGTTGTTTGGAAAATTACCTGAAAATTATTAATGTATGTTGCTCACAATTTCTCTGATTTTGACATTTCAAGACTTTGTgattccatttttcttttgctcTATCAACATACTTCACATGCCTATATCTAAGTCTAGAAAATATCTCATCAAAATGCATACAAACATACAGCGTATCATCAAGCTAGCACACTTTGGTgccattattttataaataggCCATCAGTAGTTTCTTTACCGTGCCACATTATTTCAGctgttttttgtttattatttctgAAACTTCTAAATTCAGGTTGCCAACTAAACAAATCGAATGCTCAGATAGAAGAAACTTGCAGTTACACTTCAGGTCTAGGCTTTCTCTTCCACTTTTCACTGGAGGGAAAGTAGAAGGGGAGCAGGGTGCTGCAATTCATATTGTACTAATAGATGCCGACACAGGGCGTGTTGTACCATCTGGACCAGAATCTTCTGCAAAGCTGGATATTTTTGTGCTGGAAGGTGATTTCAAcaatgaagatgatgaaggcTGGAGTCAGGAAGAATTTGAAAGCCATATTGTGAAAGAACGTGAAGGAAAAAGACCTCTTTTGACTGGGGATTTACAAGTCACACTTAAGGAAGGTGTGGGAACACTAGGTGATCTCACATTTACAGATAATTCCAGCTGGATAAGGAGCAGGAAGTTCAGACTTGGTCTGAAAGTTGCATCAGGTTATAGTCAGGATCTACGCATCCGGGAAGCGAAAACAGAAGCTTTTACCGTCAAAGATCACCGAGGGGAATGTATGTACCTAATACTCCATATCATTATAATCCTTCAATTGTTATCTAGGATGCATTATTATGGGAATGGTCATACTAGCATGATAAAGCTCGGTGATAGTTTTACACATCTGGTTGAGTTCTTATAAATGCAAACCTGGAAGCTTGATTAAAGATATTCAAAACAGAATTGATGGGACATACTTTATACACAAAtaacaattattttcttttttttagaaaaataaaaattcatgcACTTTTGTGTATATCCAATCCTTTGCTATTTACTGAAATGTCCTTATTTATATAGTGTACAAGAAGCATTACCCACCTGCATTGAATGATGAAGTATGGAGATTGGAGAAAATCGGGAAGGATGGATCATTCCACAAGAGGCTTACTAAAGCCAACATATATACTGTGGAAGACTTCCTGCGGCTTGTAGTCAAAGACTCGCAGAAGTTGCGGACAGTAAGTATTTGTAAACTATACCTTGGTTACGATGCTTCTCAATTGTTTTGACTCTGATATCTGGTGTTGGGCTCTTGGCAGATTCTTGGTAGTGGCATGTCAAATAAAATGTGGGATGCTCTCATAGAGCACGCCAAGACTTGTGCCCTGGGTGGGAAGCTTTATGTGTACTACCCCGATGATACAAGAAACGTAGGTGTTGTTTTTAACAATATCTATGCGCTGAGTGGCCTCATTGCTAATGAGCAATATTATCCCGCAGATTCACTTACTGATGGCCAGAAGGTAGGTCAATACACTTCCAATTGGAGCATGCACACTCATGTGCTTGagattgttttgttttagagGCAGTTGTGTGGGAAACtgcaatcaaattttatagcAATTAACTAAGTACTATTGTTTGTTTAGGTTTATGTGGATACTTGGTTGAAGAAAGCATATGACAACTGGAGTCAAGTTTTAGAGTATGATGGAAAATcattgttaaattttatgcaGACTGAGAAGCCAAACACATCCAAAATCGAATTACCTCTGGGTTCAGCTGACTATTCTCTATCTTTAGATAACCAACTTCCTCCACAGAAATTGTTGGCAACTGTTCCCTCTGAATCTACATCGATAGATCATAGTGTGATGGTTGGAGGTGAGCATCAACTAATTGAAAACTGTTTAAACTTATGTGAGCCTTTTTGTTATACAATAAATCCCCTACAATAAAGTGTTGCACTTCTGTACAAACTGATTAGAATGTGTGTGAATAGTCTTTACCTTTGTTGTTGTTTCTTGTATGTGTTGGTCTATGTAGTTGCAGGATCTCACTTGCTGGTAACTTTAATATTGCATCGGTCCGTTTAGTCAAAGCCAAGACAGCATGGGAAATATTTGTTTGTGAGGATGTATTTGAAATGACTAATGCCTTATTTCTGCAAAACATTTTTCAGGGTACAACGAGAATGTGAGCACCAGATATTCCTCCCAGGCCCCATTTGAACTGCCCGCTTATACCCCACACCAGCCGCAGGTCAACCATTCCCAAAACCAAAATGCCACATACGATAACAGAGTTAACCTTGCTCTTGGTCCTTTGACTCCTTTCGAGGACTGGTCTAGTTCCCGAAGTAAGGGCGTTGATGACTTCTTGTCAGAGGATGAAATTCGTATGAGAAGTCATGAAATGCTGGAAAACGAAGATATGCAACACTTGCTTCAGCTTTTCAGCATGGGAGGCCACCCCTCCGGCAGTGCTCCTGAAGACGGGTTTAGCTTCCCTACTTATAACATGCAGTCACCTTCTCCTGGGTTCAGTTATGGAGAGGATGGAGCCCGTTCCGGGAAGGCTGTTGCTGGCTGGCTGAAGATCAAGGCTGCAATGAGGTGGGGCATCTTTATCAGGAAGAAAGCAGCAGAGAGGAGGGCACGCATCGTGGAGTTAGATGATGAATGACTCTCCTTCAGAAGATTCGAGTTAACTTTCAAACCAGACGACTTCTGACAACTGCTACTCGTTGTTAATGCCAGTAGGATTCGTGGAATTTCGCTCGAGTGTATTGAATTATAAATCCTCAGAACTTTGAAGACAgtttgttgattttatgtaCAGTCATCTGTACAGTAAGTTTATTGTTGCTTACACTTGTATGTATGTTGAACATGTACTGTATAATTGGTCATGAAATTCATTTACTTTGAATTCGATATACAGCTTGTTGTCTACTCAACCGAGACTCTTgatcgcggacggagggattaaTTTGCAAGTGctagagaaaatataaatgaatatgtaaataaaacacaaattaaacaaGACAAGTAGTGCTATACACATTCATAGTTTTCTCAATAGGAAAGAATTAGTAATTGATATTGTCACACACATATTTGTTATAGGAGGCATCAATAGTGAAAAGTAGTAAAACAAATTAACCTATAGTGTATATTAGCGATCCAAACACACCAATATCCAAGACTAATGGATGACCATCGTTTTGTCACTCACAATACTAATGGCTAAAAACTTGTCTTTCTATCTTGCACAAAccacaaacacataaacatcaaacaaaacaaaaaaaaaaaaatgcatgaaATCACACAACATGAAAAAGATCGACGGtgaattatatatttcatgtTATAATGTTAGTTGAAATTCGAGAATACTGCAAATTCGTGTTTGAAGAAATCGAACGTTATGCCACCGAGGATTAATCTCCAACACCAACCTCCTCGTTCCACTAAGCAATTCCTACCCTACTTGGCCTTCATCATCTTTTCCGCCATCTTCGTCTTCAAGGTCCCAATTTGCATTCGTATCaaacatacatacatatgACGTgcattgatgatgatgaatgCTCATGTCATCGAGAAATATTTCAAACTTTGTTGTAACATTTTCGCAGTTGGACATACTTATTTCCCAGAAGATCTTCACAACGGAATATAATCAAGAAAGGACAACATATAAAAGGTATGAATTTCGTTAAATGAAGACACAAAAGTGTCTCATGGCCTTTAAATTTCTACTATTAATTTGcctgtaaaaaaaaagttgatgagCTAGTTGCATAATCTAGTAAGTAGATATTAGtagaatcaaaataaaaaagccTAGCCTTGACTAAACGAGGCACACTCATACAGGATTAAATTCCAATTGTGagtaataaattcaaattggagATTAATAAACTTTGATGGGGACATTAGTGAAAAAATTTGCCTAATCAAATTGGGCAATTAACAACATGAACGTGTGCACTTTGCAGCATTAATAAATCATCAGACAACACAGTTGAAGCTCGAAATGGAACGTTTAACCAGCACTTCATCGTGTCGTGGGGCGAGGAACGCGCGCAAGTGCTGAATGAC
The nucleotide sequence above comes from Salvia hispanica cultivar TCC Black 2014 chromosome 5, UniMelb_Shisp_WGS_1.0, whole genome shotgun sequence. Encoded proteins:
- the LOC125187052 gene encoding calmodulin-binding protein 60 B-like; the encoded protein is MHTRYMERTNSMKAGGKRSLEDGGGDEDQQKPDKKRPALASVIVEALRVDSLQKLCSSLEPILRRVVSEEVERALAKLGPAQINGRLPTKQIECSDRRNLQLHFRSRLSLPLFTGGKVEGEQGAAIHIVLIDADTGRVVPSGPESSAKLDIFVLEGDFNNEDDEGWSQEEFESHIVKEREGKRPLLTGDLQVTLKEGVGTLGDLTFTDNSSWIRSRKFRLGLKVASGYSQDLRIREAKTEAFTVKDHRGELYKKHYPPALNDEVWRLEKIGKDGSFHKRLTKANIYTVEDFLRLVVKDSQKLRTILGSGMSNKMWDALIEHAKTCALGGKLYVYYPDDTRNVGVVFNNIYALSGLIANEQYYPADSLTDGQKVYVDTWLKKAYDNWSQVLEYDGKSLLNFMQTEKPNTSKIELPLGSADYSLSLDNQLPPQKLLATVPSESTSIDHSVMVGGYNENVSTRYSSQAPFELPAYTPHQPQVNHSQNQNATYDNRVNLALGPLTPFEDWSSSRSKGVDDFLSEDEIRMRSHEMLENEDMQHLLQLFSMGGHPSGSAPEDGFSFPTYNMQSPSPGFSYGEDGARSGKAVAGWLKIKAAMRWGIFIRKKAAERRARIVELDDE